TCTTCGGGATGATCGCCCAGCACGAACAGCAGCACGACGAGACCATGCTGGTCACCCATCAGCTGCGCGAGGGTCCCCGCGCCCTGACCGCTCCCGACCCGGCGCCGGCCCCCCTGTTCACCGGCCCGGCCGAAGTGCTCGTGCCCGGTGGCCCCTTCACCATGGGCACGTCCACCGAACCCTGGGCGCTGGACAACGAACGCCCGGCGCACCGGCGGGAGGTGGCGCCGTTCTGGATCGACACGACACCGGTGACGAACGCGGCGTACCGGGCGTTCGTCGAGGACGGCGGTTACGACACCGAGCGCTGGTGGACACCGGAGGGCTGGGCGCACGTCCGGCGGCACTCCCTGACCGCCCCGCTGTTCTGGCACCGCGACGGCGGCCAGTGGTTCAGGCGCCGGTTCCAGGTCACCGAGGCGGTCCCGCCCGACGAACCGGTGCTGCACGTGTGCTGGTACGAGGCGGACGCCTACGCCCGCTGGGCCGGGCGCCGGCTGCCCACCGAGCCGGAGTGGGAGAAGGCCGCCCGCCACGACCCGGTCACCGGCCGCTCGCGGCGCTACCCGTGGGGCGACGCCGACCCGGCGCCCGAACACGCCAACCTCGGCCAGCGGCACCTGCGGCCCGCTCCGGCCGGCAGCCATCCGGCCGGTGAGTCCCCGCTCGGCGTGCGGCAGCTGATCGGGGACGTGTGGGAGTGGACGGCGAGCGACTTCCTGCCGTACCCGGGCTTCACCGCGTTCCCGTACAAGGAGTACTCGGAGGTGTTCTTCGGCACCGGCCACAAGGTGCTGCGCGGCGGTTCGTTCGCCGTGGACCCGGTGGCCTGCCGGGGCACCTTCCGCAACTGGGACCACCCCGTCCGCCGGCAGATCTTCGCCGGGTTCCGCACCGCCCGCTCGGAG
This is a stretch of genomic DNA from Streptomyces sp. TG1A-8. It encodes these proteins:
- the egtB gene encoding ergothioneine biosynthesis protein EgtB — translated: MTAPETGVTATGADTGPLRDRVLASLTTARARTTLLTGCVDGPDLTAQHSPLMSPLVWDLAHIGNQEELWLLRGVGGREAMRPGIDSLYDAFEHPRAERPSLPLLAPDEARRYAAEVRGRVLDLLDGTDFHGTRLTEAGFVFGMIAQHEQQHDETMLVTHQLREGPRALTAPDPAPAPLFTGPAEVLVPGGPFTMGTSTEPWALDNERPAHRREVAPFWIDTTPVTNAAYRAFVEDGGYDTERWWTPEGWAHVRRHSLTAPLFWHRDGGQWFRRRFQVTEAVPPDEPVLHVCWYEADAYARWAGRRLPTEPEWEKAARHDPVTGRSRRYPWGDADPAPEHANLGQRHLRPAPAGSHPAGESPLGVRQLIGDVWEWTASDFLPYPGFTAFPYKEYSEVFFGTGHKVLRGGSFAVDPVACRGTFRNWDHPVRRQIFAGFRTARSESV